A stretch of the Haloarcula ordinaria genome encodes the following:
- a CDS encoding DUF7576 family protein, with protein MVDPTSDHHEDIDEEDAPNCATCGEPIANEATHRVITWIEDATVQTAHFCDEDCRMDWDGQ; from the coding sequence ATGGTCGACCCGACATCGGACCACCACGAAGACATCGACGAGGAGGATGCGCCGAACTGTGCGACCTGTGGCGAGCCCATCGCCAACGAGGCGACCCATCGGGTCATCACCTGGATCGAGGACGCGACCGTCCAGACGGCGCACTTCTGTGACGAGGACTGCCGGATGGACTGGGACGGCCAGTGA
- a CDS encoding aryl-sulfate sulfotransferase translates to MRAVLALTLLLSVTTVGASYVTTTEPTVQEFAGAPSAGNGTATAQSTTPTRGIDVESRFDEARAGESPALDWSTERVDRAVAASERNLTVVATQGFYVSDERAELAAFLPNGTLVYYDDSYRVYFDVDPVPGERYTVEYVAAEHLDGDECESVTSEECTRNVVVRVNLTTGAEERVYGEVTPRIYSARWHDVDRLNETHLLVADIVDDGVYAVDTRDGSVVWRWNASAHYDRDQGGGAGDWTHINDVERLADGSVMVSPRNMDEVVFLERGPDGWAVNESRTLGTDEDHSVLYEQHNPDYIPPAAGGPSVLVADSENGRLVEYRRTEAGWERTWSWRDVRLQWPRDADRLPDGGTLVVDSHGDRVAEIGPRDEVVWSADVGMPYDVERLGTGDESAGGPAAQYRQLVSERPGTARDVVANVTGGVAGSRDGFDRSLVDRFWLGLKDLVPSLVANGLLYVAPAWVRFSDLVFTAVACGGALGWVTAEVYWSRYSLRGGASRARQLFDSVVGRLVGR, encoded by the coding sequence GTGCGGGCGGTACTGGCCTTGACCCTCCTGCTCTCCGTCACCACCGTCGGCGCCAGTTACGTCACAACCACGGAGCCGACGGTGCAGGAGTTCGCCGGAGCGCCGTCGGCAGGGAACGGGACCGCGACGGCACAGTCGACGACTCCCACCCGCGGTATCGACGTCGAGAGCCGGTTCGACGAGGCCAGAGCTGGGGAGTCGCCCGCCCTCGACTGGTCGACAGAGCGAGTCGACCGCGCCGTCGCCGCGAGCGAGCGGAACCTCACCGTCGTCGCCACGCAGGGGTTCTACGTCTCAGACGAACGAGCCGAGCTAGCCGCGTTCCTGCCCAACGGGACCCTGGTGTACTACGACGACAGCTACCGGGTGTACTTCGACGTCGACCCTGTGCCCGGGGAACGCTACACCGTGGAGTACGTCGCCGCCGAACACCTCGACGGTGACGAGTGTGAGTCCGTCACCAGTGAGGAGTGTACGCGGAACGTGGTCGTCCGGGTCAACCTCACGACCGGCGCGGAGGAGCGCGTCTACGGCGAGGTGACGCCCCGCATCTACTCGGCACGGTGGCACGACGTCGACCGCCTCAACGAGACGCATCTCCTGGTCGCCGACATCGTCGACGACGGTGTCTACGCGGTCGACACGCGCGACGGGTCGGTCGTGTGGCGCTGGAACGCCTCGGCCCACTACGACCGGGACCAGGGCGGCGGCGCCGGCGACTGGACGCACATCAACGACGTCGAGCGACTGGCCGACGGGAGCGTGATGGTCAGCCCGCGCAACATGGACGAGGTCGTGTTCCTGGAGCGAGGGCCCGACGGCTGGGCGGTCAACGAATCCCGGACGCTTGGAACCGACGAGGACCACAGCGTCCTCTACGAGCAACACAACCCGGACTACATTCCACCGGCGGCCGGCGGGCCGAGCGTCCTCGTCGCCGACTCGGAGAACGGTCGCCTCGTCGAGTACCGACGGACCGAGGCCGGCTGGGAGCGAACGTGGTCCTGGCGTGACGTCCGCCTGCAGTGGCCGCGTGACGCGGACCGACTCCCCGACGGCGGTACCCTCGTCGTCGACTCCCACGGCGACCGCGTGGCGGAGATCGGTCCGCGCGACGAGGTCGTGTGGTCGGCCGACGTCGGGATGCCCTACGACGTCGAGCGCCTCGGGACCGGTGACGAGAGCGCCGGCGGACCGGCCGCGCAGTACCGGCAACTGGTCAGCGAACGACCGGGGACCGCGCGAGACGTCGTCGCGAACGTGACCGGTGGCGTGGCCGGTTCCAGAGATGGATTCGACCGGTCGCTCGTCGACCGCTTCTGGCTCGGGCTCAAGGACCTCGTCCCGAGCCTGGTCGCCAACGGACTGCTCTACGTCGCGCCGGCGTGGGTCCGGTTCAGCGACCTCGTCTTCACCGCCGTCGCGTGTGGCGGTGCCCTCGGATGGGTGACGGCGGAGGTTTACTGGTCACGGTACTCCCTCCGAGGGGGTGCCTCCCGGGCACGACAGCTGTTCGACAGCGTCGTCGGCAGACTCGTCGGTCGGTAG